CAGCAACCGGCGAGAGGCTCGCCGAATATCCGGTGATGATTGCCGGGCAGATCGATACCGTACTTCGCCAGACCGATAACGACGCGCGTCAGTGGCGCAACAGCAGCTTCGATGAGCGCCGCGCTTGCATGAAACGGCTTGCGGAATTGCTTCGCGAAGAGGCAGAGGAGCACGGGCGGATCATCACGCTTGAAATGGGCAAGCCGTTCTCGCAGGCGGTGGCCGAGGTGAACAAGTGCGCTTGGGTGTGCGACTATTTCGCCGATCATGCCGAGGAGTTTCTCCAGCCGGAACAGAGTGAGATCGACGGCGCGAAAGGCATCGTCGCTTTTGAGCCGCTTGGTGTCATTCTCGGCGTGATGCCGTGGAATTTCCCGTACTGGCAGGTGCTGCGCTTCGCCGCGCCGATTCTCATGGCGGGCAATGGCATCGTGGTGAAGCACGCGCCAAACGTGACCGGTTGCGCCATCGCCATCGAAAAGCTGTTCCGCGATGCGGGCTTTCCGGAGCACCTCTACCGCGCGGTGCATATCGATCTCGACGAGGTTGACCGGCTGACCGGTTTCATGATCGACCATCCGGTCATCAAGGCGGTTTCGGTGACCGGGAGTACCGGCGCGGGCCAGGCCGTGGCGACCAAGGCGGGCAAGGCGCTGAAGCGCAGCGTGCTGGAGCTGGGCGGCAGCGATCCCTACATCGTGCTCGAAGATGCCGATCTCGCGCAGGCGGTCGATGCGTGCGTCGCCGGACGCCTCCTCAACGCGGGCCAGAGCTGTATTGCCGCCAAGCGCTTCATCGTGCGCAAGGAGATCATCGGCGAGTTCACCAAAAAGATTGTGCAACGAATGCAGACGGCGGTGATGGGTGATCCGTTCGCCAAGAGCACGGAGGTCGGCCCCATCGCCCGCGAGGATTTGCGCGACCTCGTCCACTCACAGGTGCAGCGGAGCGTTGAGGCCGGAGCCGAGCTGCTGTGCGGTGGCCACGTGCCGAATGCGCCGGGCTGCTACTATCCGCCGACTGTGCTCTCCGGCGTCAAAGCGGGGATGCCCGCCTACTCGGAGGAGATCTTCGGCCCGGTGGCCACGATCATCGAGGTAGCCGATGACGAAGAGGCGGTCGCCGTTGCCAACGACAGCGAGTTCGGACTCGGCTCGGCGGTCTTTTCGCAGGATGCTGACCGAGCGCTCGCCATCGCCCGGCAGCTCGAAGCGGGAAGCTGTTTCATCAACTCGATGGTCAAGTCCGACCCGCGTCTGCCGTTTGGCGGCGTCAAACAGTCGGGCTACGGGCGCGAGCTGTCGCACCACGGCATCCGCGAGTTCGTCAACATCAAGACGCTCTACCTGCCCTGAGCCGCGCGTTCCGTGGGTGGGAAAAGCAGCTGATTCGCATCGAGACTGGCGAAGAGGTCGAGGCGATTGCGCCCGTGATCGTCTCGGCCAGCCGTGCCACCGACATCCCGGCCTTCCACGCCGACTGGTTCATGGAACGGCTTCGTGCGGGTTACGTGCAGTGGCAGAATCCCTTCAACGCGCGGCAGCGGCAGTACGTCTCGTTCCGTAAAACGAGAGCCGTAGTTTTCTGGAGCAAAAACCCCGCTCCGCTCCTGCCGCATCTCTCCGAAATCGAGGCGCTGGGCATCAACTACTACTTCCAGTTCACCCTGAACGACTATGAAGCCGATGGTTTCGAACCGGGTGTTCCGCCGCTGAGCGAGCGAGTCGAAACCTTCCGGAAGCTCGCCAGGCGCATCGGCTCGGAACGCGTCGTCTGGCGCTTCGATCCGCTTATTTTGACGGCGAGCGTGACGCCTGAGATTTTGCTCGGCCGCATCGCCCGGTTGTTCGAAATGCTACGCGGCTTCACCCGTCGGCTGGTCATCAGCTTCGCCGACATCGAATGTTATCGGTCGGTGCATCGCCGTCTTGGGCGTTCTGGTTGCGGTGCTCGTGAGTTCACGCTTGAAGAGATGGATGCGTTTGCCGCCCGGCTGGTTGAGCTTAACAAGAATTGGGGACTCGAACTCTCCGCCTGCGCAGAGGATAGCGAACTGGCGGGGATTGCAAACAGCCGGTGTATTGACGGTCGTCTGCTGGCGAGCTGTTTCAGCGACGACGCTGAACTGATGCATTTTCTTGGTGGCGGCACCCTCTTTCCGGGGGATGGACCGGTCAGTTCCGCGCTGAAGCATCGGGGGCAGCGCAAGGCCTGCGGCTGCATCGTCAGCAAAGACATCGGCGCGTACGGAACGTGTGCGCACGGCTGCCTCTACTGCTACGCTATGCGGTGACGACGGGGGTGTTGAGGTTTGACGTGGTCGTGTAGCGGCAATTCTGCGGTTGCCCTTTTGCGGAAGCATCGGAAGCGATGGTACATCCCGACTCGTCGGGACGCCATGCGCCCCTATGGAGGTAGCGGTTTGTTATCGGTTGGCCGGTCAGGGGAATAAAATACGGTGAAGACGCCCTCCAACCGGGGCGACACGGAGCCGCCCGAGGTTGAAAAGCCAGGAGGACGAAAGCGTTAGATGGTTTCCGAAGCCAGTTCGGCAAGATAGGTCTTGATCGACTTGTGCTTGTCGAGGCCGAGCTTGCGGTGCATCCGGTAACGGATGCTCTCCATGCCTCTGGTCGAGATGCCGATCGAACGGGCGATCTCTCGCGTGTCGTAGTTGAGTTTGACCATCAGGCTCACCCGCAGCTCGCGCTGGTTGAGGTTCGGGTGCCTCTTCTGGAGCTTGGAGAGGAATTCGGAGTCGCCGACCGTCAGTTCCATTTTCAGCCTCTTTTCGGTCAGCTCCGTCTCGATCATCTGATGGCACTGGTCGAGGATTCCCTGCTTGACCTGCGCGTCGATGTCGAGTCCCTTGATCTGGTCGCAAATGGTGTGCAGGGCGGAAGCTTTTTCGCCGATGGCGGTCGAAATCCGGGTCAGCTCCATGTCCTGTGCGGCGATTCTGGATTTCAGCGCGGCTTTTTCCTTTTCGAACCGCTCGATATCCTTTTTGCCCAGCTCCACCTGTGCGTTGAGCTGAATGATTTTCTGGGTCAGCTTTTGTTCGCTGTTCGACTTGAGCAGCACCATCTCCTGTTCATGCTCCGAGTCCCGGGCTTTCAAATCCTCCTGCATGTGATCGATCGCCTTGAAATAGGGATAAAAAGGGCTGTCGTTTGGAGGAAGATAGACCTTCTGGTTGAACATGTTGAGCCATGAAATTCTCGCGACCGTCGAGAGAAATTCATTTTTCATGAACGTCTCTTCGTCGAGCTCCTGATCTTCCTGATTTTCCGGAGTTTTGCCCGACCGGTACTCCATGATGGTGGTCATGGCATCTTTATAGTCATCCTTGATCAGGACGGTCATGGTGTTCGGGGACAGGGCCGCGAAAGTCTCAAGGATAATCTGGCACGAAGGATCGACGTTGTAGAAAACGACCACGCCGAAATTCAGTCCCAGGTGATAGATGACATCGTTAATTCCTTCCTTGTACTGATAGGAGATGTTGCTGATGTTGTGCATGTCGTAGAGGAGATAGAGGGACGTTTTAGCTGAAAGTCCACTCTCCTCGAAAACGGTCTGGACCAGCTCGTTACTCATCTCGGTCAGTGGCTTGGGCTGGTCCGACTCGATGTAGGCATGGATGATGTTGTCACCGATGAGGTCAAGATGCTTGACATAATCGGTGCCGGCCGGGGTCACCTTCCAGTTGGGCTTGGAGGTAACCGGCAGATGGGAAACAGGGCAAGTTTTCATAGGTGCTTCGTTCTTTTTGCGTTATACGTGGCACCTGTTCATGAAGTAATAGGCTACTGTTTTGATACAGGTGTTATCTGTATAATACCATTTTGCAGCGTATTCTTCCCAATTTCTACGTATGAATTTTCATTAGTACGCAAAAAATATCTGGAGATGCTCAGTGAATAGCCAAAATTGCTGCATTTTCGTGAATGCTTTTTGGCGAGAAATTGAGAGATGTATGCTTGCCAAGCGTATTTTGCAACGGCAAGCGATGTGCGGTATGACGTAACGATCGGTTCCGGTTCCTGACGATTTCAGATCTGTCCGGTGGCTAAATCGGTGAAGTAGGTTTTGAGCGATCGATGCTTGTCGAGTCCTACTTTCTTATGCAGCCGGTAGCGGATGCTTTCGATGCCTCTGGTTGACAGGCCGAGAGTTCTGGCAATGTCGCGCGAGTGATAGTCCAGCTTGATAAGCAGGCTGATTCGGAGTTCGCGCTGATTGAGGTCGGGGTGCCTTTTCTGGAGTTTGGAGATGAATGCGGAGTCGGTTTCCGTCAATTCCGTGTTGAGCAGGTTGGCCTTGCTGCTGTTTTCAAACAGGGGGATGCAGTAGCCTGAAAGCTGCTCTCTGACCGACGGGTCGACCTCAAGGTTTTCAAGTAGGTCGCAAAGGGAACGCAAGGCAACGTTTTTTTCGGCGTTTGCCGTGGAAATTCTTGTGGTTTCAAGCTCCTGCGCGGCAATTCTCGACAGCCAGGCGGCCTCTTGCTCCTTGAAGCGCTGTTCATTCTTTTTATTCAGCTTTACCTGGGAATCGAGCAGCGAATTCTTGCTGGCCAGCAGCGTTCGGAACTCCTGTTCGATGCGTTCGACAGTTTGCTGGTGCTCCTTTGTCAGCGCTTTCAGGTCTTGCCGTATGAGTTCGAGCATCAGGAAATAGGGGTGAGCCGGATGCCCTTCGGGCGGGAGAAACAGCGGCCGATCGAACTGTTTGTGCAGCAGCATTTCGGCTGTTTCAGCAAGGAACTCTCTTTTGAGCGCGGGCTCTTCAAGGCTTTCCGGTTTGGGCTCAGAGCTTGAGCCGGTAACGGCTCCCGATTTGAACTCCAGAATCGAGGTTACGGCGTCGTTATAGGTTTTGGCAAGAATGACCGGCCGGGCAGCAGCCTCAAGAGCCTGAAGCATCTCGAAATGAAGCCGGGCGGAAGGGGTGGTATTGTAAAGGACGATCAGTCTGAACGGCGAGTCCTGATCGAGCAGCAGATTGGCGAACTCTTTTTTGTAGGAGCGGCTGATGCTGGCGATGGGTGAGCAATCCATCAGCAGGTAGAGCGGATTGCCGGTGAGGTTCTCCTCGGTGATCAGAGAGTTGAAGTCTTCCGCATAGAGCTGCTCAGGAGTGATCGAGTGATCGGCGATTTCCTGGACGTGAAGAATATCGGTTCCGATCAGGCTATATTTTCTGATATAATTTCCCTGCCGATGTTCGAAACTCCAGTGCTCTTTTTCGGTTATCGGCAGTCCTGAGACAGGGCAATGTGTCATAGTCGTAGCCTTTGTAGATATTCCGGAGAGGGGAGATTCTTGCGTCTTATATATTCTGCTCTACTGTAAATATCCGATATTGTTACTATAAAAGAAAGTATTCGCTATGATTCTTTTTGTTTTACCTCAGCGAGTTGCGCCATTGATGCAGAGGGAAAGGCGCGTTTATCATTGTGAAAAGCTATGCCGTTAAGGTTTCTTTTTGTCTGTTACGAGAACATCTGCCGCTCACCGATGGCAGAGGGCGTTTTCGGGCATCTGGCCGAATCGATGGGCGCGGGTTCGTTTTTCGAGGTCGAGTCGGCGGGCACGGTTTGTTACCAGTCCGGCTCGTGTCCCGACGAGCGGGCCATTCGCGCTGCCGGTCGGCACGGGATCGATATTTCATCGATCCGGGCGCGCTGTATTCACGATCTCGATCTGGCGCGCTTCGACCGGATTTTTGCGATGGATTTCGAGAACCATCGCGACCTGTACGATGCGCTGGAAGGCCGTCCGGTTTCGGTGCACATGATGACCGAGTTCGCCGGTTCGGATGCGGGCGAGGAGATCGAAGACCCCTACTATGGCGACGAGGCGGGGTTCGACCGGACGCTTCGGCGTCTCATGGAGAGCGCCACAGGCATTCTTGAAGCCATGCTTGTCGAATACGGTTTTCCGGATGATGGAGGCCATGAGCGGTAACGTCACCTTTATTTTTAATCCCGCCGCCGACAAGGGACGCGCGGCTGCGAAGGCGGAAATGGTCAGGCGTTCGCTTGCGCAGTTCGATCACTGTACGCTTGCAGAGACGCGCTTTGCGGGTCACGCCACGGAGCTCGCCCGCACTGCTGCGAGTGACGGCGCGACGCTGATCGCGTGTGGCGGCGACGGCACGCTGAACGAGGTGGTGAACGCCGTGGTTAGTCAGCCGGTCAGCATCGGCATCCTTCCTGTTGGTTCGGCCAACGATTTTCTGAAGAGTTTCCAGCCGTCGAAAAAAAGTGCCGAAGAGCGCATTCGCGCCTTTTCCGCAGCTTCCAGCCGGAAGGTCGATCTCGGGCGGGTGGCGTTCAGCGAAGAGAGCCAGCGCCTGTTCGTCAACTCCATTGGCATCGGCTTTACGGGCCGGATCGCCAGCGCGGTCAAATCGGCCAAATGGCTGCGCGGAGAGCTCTCATACGCCTGGGCGCTGGTGAGTGTGCTCTTGGGTTATCGCCCTGTAAAAATGCATATTACGATTGATACCGCTGACGGCATGATCACGCTCGACGAGCCGGTATTCGCCTTTTCGGTTTCCAACGGCAAGGTCGAGGGCGGCAAGTTCCGGATTTCGCCGGAGGCCGATCTTTATGACGGACTGCTCGACGTGTGCATTCTGAAAGCCGTTCCCAAATGGCGCGTGCCAGGCTATGTGCTGAAGTACCTCAAAGGCACCCAGATTCACGATGCCGAAGTCATCTACCGCAAGGCGTCCTCCATCGAGATTTTTATGCCGGATGAGGAGCACATGCACATCGATGGCGAGGTGATGGGTCGGGTCGGTGGCAGGATCGGTATCCACGCCGTACCGCGCGCGGTTGAATTGCTTTATGACTCATAACCAGTTGCCCCCCTCATGCAAATCATCGTCTTTGAAGATCAGGCCGTGTTGCGGTTTTCACCGCTTGTTGACCTGAAACCGGTTTATGATCTGGTCACCGGTTGCCATTCTCTCCGCCAGCGCTTTGTCGCGAACCTTTCCGCATCGCACAACCTGAGCTGGCATCTTCGCCGCCGTTGCGCTGCGTGGTTCAGCGAGGCCAATCCCGGCGCGGTGGTCAATCGCGTGACTGAGGATGACGTGCTGCTTGTCAACGGGCGGCTCATCTGCGATGCGGCGGTGATGCAGTTCATCAACTCGGGTCGGATCGAGCCGGGCGAGGCCGTTATCCAGAACGGCAACCTCCTGTTCTGCCGCACCACGGCGGAGCCGCTTCCTTTTGCGGGAACGGTGTTTCCGGATACCATCAATGGCATGGTGCTGGCCGGTGCGTTCTCCTGCGTCGAAGTTTCCGGGTTCCGGTTGATCGAAAACCTCTGGGAGCCCGTGGCGATGCACCCGGAGATGATGCAGCTTGATGGCGAGTCGCTCGATCTCGGGCGCATCGAAGGCGAGGTGCACCCTTCGGCGATTCTGGTCAATCCGTCTGCGATCACTGTCGAAAAGGGGGCGGAGGTCAAGGCTGGCGCGGTGCTCGACGCCAGCGACGGGTTCATTTACATCGGCGCGGGTGCGTTGGTGGAGCCGATGGCGCTCTTGATGCAGAACGTGTATATCGCGCCGGGCGCGCGGGTCAAGAGTGGCGCGCGGATTTACAGCAACGTCTGCATCGGCAGCGGGGCGAAGGCGGGCGGCGAGATCGAGGATTCGATCATGGAGCCCTTCTCCAACAAGCAGCACGACGGCTTCCTCGGCCACTCCTACATCTCAAGCTGGTGCAACCTCGGCGCGGGCACCGACACCTCCGACCTCAAGAACAACTACAGCGCAGTCTCCATCGATACCGGACGCGGCCCGGTCAAAACTGGTCAGCAATTTCTCGGCCTGCTGATGGCCGAACATGCCAAATGCTCCATCGGCACCCGCTTCAACACCGGCACGGTCGTTGGCACCTCGTCGAACGTCTTCGGCGACGGAATGCCCGCCAAGCACATATCCTCATTCTGCTGGGGCGACGGCAAATCCGACTCCGAAGCCTATGAAATCGGCAAAGCCGTCGAGACTGCAAGAAAAGTCATGGCTCGCCGCAAGGTTGAGATGAGCGCCGCCTACGAGGCGATGTTTTGTACCGCAGCGCAGCAGAGTGGGCGGTAGGTTTTCATGCTCGCAGGTGAGAGTTTAGAGGCCTGGATTTGTAAGGGCGCACGCCATGCGCCCGTGTGTGCCGGAGCGCTTTGCAGCAAAAAGACAATTGACAGGGTAATAAAGCGAAGTTGGCTTGTTTGCTGTTCGTTTTACGAATATATTTCGTTAGTCTTAAATATTTGTTAATAAAATTCAATACTATGAAGCTAAGTCAAATATACAACTTAGGGAAATCGCAAGCAGAATTGGATTTTGTTGATATAGATCCAAGCGAAGATTTGCCTCTGTTTCTTGACCCATTTTTTCTAAGTATAAAAAAAGATAATTGGTCTCACGAGGCGACCTTAACACTTAGAAGCTTCTTTCAACAAGTTATTGACTTAATTAGAGTCAATGATGAGGATGGCGCAAAAGCTTTATTCGACCATCTTCATGAGCCGAATGTTACATGTTTAGGTATGTCGGTTGGTGATCCAAGAGGTAGAGGTGTGGGGAATCAAGATACGGATAAGATTTATGAAAGCTTGCTTCGTAGCCGAGCAATTCAAACAGGGCTTATTAGAGATATTGAGGACAATATTTTGTTTGTTGATAATTTTGGAAAAGATAAGTTGTCAGATATGACAACAAATATAATAACTAAGCATCTTATTGAGTATACCCAAAATCAATGTAGATTGAATAATATTCCTTTGTTGGATGGTATAAATTCTGGGTTTTACTGGGATAGATATGAGGGTGAATGGGTTTCAAGTCATTCGCAGATGTTAGTTTATGGCGATAAGAAGCTGTTGTTGGTTCCAAAAGGAATAGTCTCTTTTAGTAAAGATTATACTCCAGATAAATACTATAATCAGTTTGTTCTTAATTTTCTTCAAAATGAGAATTTACGGTTAAATTCGGTATTGGTTCAGCGAAGAAGTAATGGTGATAGGTATGTTACTAAGAAAAGTCTTAAAGAGACTAACCCTCAATCTAAAGATTTTTTGAGAAGATTTACTCAGGAGCATCCTGAGGTTTTAGAGCAGTTCAAAGAAGAGACCGATGTTGATTCTGTAAAAAATATCGAAATATCTGATATAAGTATTGGCGATGTAACAAGAGGCTTAATCGAAAGATTAAGACAAATGCCTGCTGGCTCTGAGACGGCAAGTGATTATCATAACATTATTATTGGTATTTTAGAGATTATGTTTTATCCTCATTTGATTAATCCAATAAAAGAACGAGAAATTCATGAGGGGAGAAAAAGAATTGATATTTCATTTGATAATTCTGCAAAGCAAGGTATTTTTAGGAGGTTGTCTGAGAATATGAGGATTCCTTGCCCTTATGTTTTTGTTGAATGTAAAAATTATAGCCGCGAGATAGCTAATCCAGAGTTAGATCAAATTGGTGGTAGGTTTTCAATTAATCGAGGACAAGTTGGGTTTATTGTTTGTCGACAAATTGATAATTTTCAATTGTTTATTGAACGTTGTCGCGATACTTATAGAGATGGAAGAGGATTGATAATTCCATTGGTAGATCAAGACTTTATAGATATACTCCAAAACTATACTGATCTGAATTCGGAGTTTATAGAAACATTTTTATCAGACAGAGTTCGAGAGATCGCTATAAATTAACAACACATAATAGTATGTCATACTTGATGGACGGGATAGTCGTACCTTATATCAAAGTATACAGCTCGCATTAAAAATCGGCGACCTCACAGGTTACAGTTTATACTGGCTACGCTAATCCTTCGACATCAGTTAGTACAGTTCCATTCTAAAATTCATCCTTTTTCCGCAATTACTCCTTTTTTTCTAGCCAGCCTACTTACTCCTGCTTCATTTCCTGAGCCACAACCCAAACAACACATTTGAGTTTCGAGCCCAAACGGAACTATATTGCGCCTTGAAGTCCGCCAGCGGCTCTCATGAGGCTCCGAGGCGGGCGTCATCCGTAAGAATTTTTTAAGTCTTTATTCAATAGTGTTTTACGTGCTCTCATGATTCTTGTTATAGATAATTACGACTCGTTTACGTACAACCTTGTTCAGTACATCGGCGAACTTGGTGCTGAGGTGGTGGTGTACCGGAACGATGAACTCACCGTCGAACAGGCGCTGGCGCTCAAGCCGGAGAAGATTGTTATTTCGCCTGGTCCCGGCACGCCTGCCGATGCGGGAATTTCCATTCCGCTCATCAACGCCGTGAAAGGCAAGATTCCGCTCTTCGGCGTCTGCCTCGGCCATCAGGCCATCGGCGAAGCGCTTGGCGGCAAGGTGGTTCGCGCTGGACAGATCATGCACGGCAAGACCTCGGAGGTCTATCACAACAACAAAGGCGTGTTCCGCGGCCTTCCCAATCCCTTTATCGCTACCCGCTACCACTCGCTCGTTGTGGAGCGCGAAAGCCTGCCTGCCGAGCTTGAAATCACCGCTTGGACCGAGGACG
This portion of the Chlorobaculum parvum NCIB 8327 genome encodes:
- a CDS encoding NAD-dependent succinate-semialdehyde dehydrogenase; this encodes MIVTINPATGERLAEYPVMIAGQIDTVLRQTDNDARQWRNSSFDERRACMKRLAELLREEAEEHGRIITLEMGKPFSQAVAEVNKCAWVCDYFADHAEEFLQPEQSEIDGAKGIVAFEPLGVILGVMPWNFPYWQVLRFAAPILMAGNGIVVKHAPNVTGCAIAIEKLFRDAGFPEHLYRAVHIDLDEVDRLTGFMIDHPVIKAVSVTGSTGAGQAVATKAGKALKRSVLELGGSDPYIVLEDADLAQAVDACVAGRLLNAGQSCIAAKRFIVRKEIIGEFTKKIVQRMQTAVMGDPFAKSTEVGPIAREDLRDLVHSQVQRSVEAGAELLCGGHVPNAPGCYYPPTVLSGVKAGMPAYSEEIFGPVATIIEVADDEEAVAVANDSEFGLGSAVFSQDADRALAIARQLEAGSCFINSMVKSDPRLPFGGVKQSGYGRELSHHGIREFVNIKTLYLP
- a CDS encoding DUF1848 domain-containing protein, producing MIVSASRATDIPAFHADWFMERLRAGYVQWQNPFNARQRQYVSFRKTRAVVFWSKNPAPLLPHLSEIEALGINYYFQFTLNDYEADGFEPGVPPLSERVETFRKLARRIGSERVVWRFDPLILTASVTPEILLGRIARLFEMLRGFTRRLVISFADIECYRSVHRRLGRSGCGAREFTLEEMDAFAARLVELNKNWGLELSACAEDSELAGIANSRCIDGRLLASCFSDDAELMHFLGGGTLFPGDGPVSSALKHRGQRKACGCIVSKDIGAYGTCAHGCLYCYAMR
- a CDS encoding helix-turn-helix transcriptional regulator produces the protein MTHCPVSGLPITEKEHWSFEHRQGNYIRKYSLIGTDILHVQEIADHSITPEQLYAEDFNSLITEENLTGNPLYLLMDCSPIASISRSYKKEFANLLLDQDSPFRLIVLYNTTPSARLHFEMLQALEAAARPVILAKTYNDAVTSILEFKSGAVTGSSSEPKPESLEEPALKREFLAETAEMLLHKQFDRPLFLPPEGHPAHPYFLMLELIRQDLKALTKEHQQTVERIEQEFRTLLASKNSLLDSQVKLNKKNEQRFKEQEAAWLSRIAAQELETTRISTANAEKNVALRSLCDLLENLEVDPSVREQLSGYCIPLFENSSKANLLNTELTETDSAFISKLQKRHPDLNQRELRISLLIKLDYHSRDIARTLGLSTRGIESIRYRLHKKVGLDKHRSLKTYFTDLATGQI
- a CDS encoding low molecular weight protein-tyrosine-phosphatase encodes the protein MPLRFLFVCYENICRSPMAEGVFGHLAESMGAGSFFEVESAGTVCYQSGSCPDERAIRAAGRHGIDISSIRARCIHDLDLARFDRIFAMDFENHRDLYDALEGRPVSVHMMTEFAGSDAGEEIEDPYYGDEAGFDRTLRRLMESATGILEAMLVEYGFPDDGGHER
- a CDS encoding aminodeoxychorismate/anthranilate synthase component II yields the protein MILVIDNYDSFTYNLVQYIGELGAEVVVYRNDELTVEQALALKPEKIVISPGPGTPADAGISIPLINAVKGKIPLFGVCLGHQAIGEALGGKVVRAGQIMHGKTSEVYHNNKGVFRGLPNPFIATRYHSLVVERESLPAELEITAWTEDEVIMGLQSSELGLHGVQFHPESIMTSVGHDLIKNFLDI
- a CDS encoding helix-turn-helix transcriptional regulator, yielding MKTCPVSHLPVTSKPNWKVTPAGTDYVKHLDLIGDNIIHAYIESDQPKPLTEMSNELVQTVFEESGLSAKTSLYLLYDMHNISNISYQYKEGINDVIYHLGLNFGVVVFYNVDPSCQIILETFAALSPNTMTVLIKDDYKDAMTTIMEYRSGKTPENQEDQELDEETFMKNEFLSTVARISWLNMFNQKVYLPPNDSPFYPYFKAIDHMQEDLKARDSEHEQEMVLLKSNSEQKLTQKIIQLNAQVELGKKDIERFEKEKAALKSRIAAQDMELTRISTAIGEKASALHTICDQIKGLDIDAQVKQGILDQCHQMIETELTEKRLKMELTVGDSEFLSKLQKRHPNLNQRELRVSLMVKLNYDTREIARSIGISTRGMESIRYRMHRKLGLDKHKSIKTYLAELASETI
- a CDS encoding diacylglycerol/lipid kinase family protein → MSGNVTFIFNPAADKGRAAAKAEMVRRSLAQFDHCTLAETRFAGHATELARTAASDGATLIACGGDGTLNEVVNAVVSQPVSIGILPVGSANDFLKSFQPSKKSAEERIRAFSAASSRKVDLGRVAFSEESQRLFVNSIGIGFTGRIASAVKSAKWLRGELSYAWALVSVLLGYRPVKMHITIDTADGMITLDEPVFAFSVSNGKVEGGKFRISPEADLYDGLLDVCILKAVPKWRVPGYVLKYLKGTQIHDAEVIYRKASSIEIFMPDEEHMHIDGEVMGRVGGRIGIHAVPRAVELLYDS
- a CDS encoding GlmU family protein, whose protein sequence is MQIIVFEDQAVLRFSPLVDLKPVYDLVTGCHSLRQRFVANLSASHNLSWHLRRRCAAWFSEANPGAVVNRVTEDDVLLVNGRLICDAAVMQFINSGRIEPGEAVIQNGNLLFCRTTAEPLPFAGTVFPDTINGMVLAGAFSCVEVSGFRLIENLWEPVAMHPEMMQLDGESLDLGRIEGEVHPSAILVNPSAITVEKGAEVKAGAVLDASDGFIYIGAGALVEPMALLMQNVYIAPGARVKSGARIYSNVCIGSGAKAGGEIEDSIMEPFSNKQHDGFLGHSYISSWCNLGAGTDTSDLKNNYSAVSIDTGRGPVKTGQQFLGLLMAEHAKCSIGTRFNTGTVVGTSSNVFGDGMPAKHISSFCWGDGKSDSEAYEIGKAVETARKVMARRKVEMSAAYEAMFCTAAQQSGR